In the Dolichospermum flos-aquae CCAP 1403/13F genome, CCCGGATGAATTTTCCTAGTACAGCGGAGGGAAATTGGGAGTGGCGTTACCAACCAGGTGTATTAACGCCAGATTTAAGCGATCGCTTAAAAACTCTCACTCTCCGTTACGGACGCGCTCATAGAGAAAAGTAGGGGAAGTGGGGGAAGTAGGGGGAGTAGGGGAGAAATTTTCTTCCTTCTGACAACTAACCACTGACAACTGACCACTGACCACTGACAACTGACTCCTATGAGTTTGGTTTAGCAGCAATCTTGATTTCTTTGGATTTCCCGATTTCTCCCATTTCCTTTGCTTCCTGCTGATTCACGCTCATTAACACACCACCAGCATTATCAGTTTTTACTGTCAGTTGGTCAGTGGCGTTCCAAGTGCGACTAGAACCTTGTGGTAAAACTCCCTCAAAGGCGGTTTTACCATCTGTAACCACACTAATCCAAGATGAGGTTTTTAAAGTCACACCAATTTGTACGGATTGATGCTCTTTCTTGCTGAGTAATGTATTACTAGCTGTTTCTTGCCCTTTTGACTGCGCTGCTGTATTTGGTTGAATTTGGCGGTTATTTGCCTGCAAGGTGGCATTATTCAACAACTGGGATAAACCGTTCACAGAACAGAAAATTAACCCGATATAAAGCAGGTAAAGATGAATAGGACGTAATTGAGGAACAGCTTGTGCTTTCCAATGGGATTTAACACCCACTGATTGAGAACCAATGGGGAAATGACTGGCAAATTCTGCTCCCCGAACTCCTAAAGCTTCTGCAAACTGTCTAATTAAGCCTTGAATATAAATTGGTTCTGGTAAGTCGTTTAAATTACCTTCTTCAATTGCTTGCAAAAGTCGTCGAGGAATTCTAGTTAATCCGACTAACTCATCCAGATTTAAACCTTTTTCTTGCCGTAGTGAAGCTAGTTGTGAGCCAAGTTGTCCTAACTTTTCGGCTTGATGTTCCTTGATAGAAGGTTTGATTGGCTGTTCATCCTTCTTTCTGAACCATTTCATATTTTTCCTTTACTCCTTAACTCGGCTTTGTCTGAATCGGTGTGCGAATTATCTGCTTATTTAAAAAACTCATCTCATCTTCACTAAGATGACGATATTTACCAGATGGCAAAAATGCTGTTGTTGAGGTTTTTAATTGAATTAAACCAATAGCCGTACGATGTAGCTTGATAACTGGATATCCCAATTGTTCGGCTATGCGGCGAATTTGACGGTTTCTTCCTTCCTGTAAAACGATCTCTAACCAGCTTTGATCAATATAAGTTTCAATTAAGCGCACTTGAGCAGGTCTTGTGATTCTTCCTTCCAGAACTATACCCTGACTCCACTTTTTGAGAACTGTTGCTGGAGGACGGCCTTGAACAACAACACGATAGGTCTTAGTAATACTATGACTGGGATGGGTAAGTCCATAGGTCAGTTCCCCATCATTGGTTAAAATCAATGCTCCTGTGGAGTCTACATCCAAACGGCCTACCGGGTGAATACCCCATCCGGTTCTTAACTCTGACGGTAGCAGATCCAAAACGGTTGGTCTTCCTTGAGGATCATGGCAAGTAGAGACAATTCCGGCTGGTTTATGCAGTAATAAATACATTTTGGATGGTCGCTGTTCTGCCAGCACAGGTTGACCATCAATAGAGATTTTGTCTTGAGAGGGATCGACTTTTTGACCTAAATGTGCTACTACCCCGTTAACACATACTCGTGATTGCCTCATCATTTCTTCGGCTTCACGTCGTGAGGCGATACCCCATTGAGCTAGAATTTTTTGTAACCGTTCCTCCATGTTTAAATTGTGATTTTCTTGCTGAATATTTTTATACTACTAATGTTTGCACTTTGTTGTTAACAAACTTCCATGTTAAAGTTAAGAACTGTTTAAGATGCTCAATAATTAGGCATATTTACATTGATGTAACCGTCGAAAAATGACAGAACCAAGTTCCCCAAATCCAAATAATAGCAGAGTCAGGATCATTACAAAAGTTTTAACATCAGCGATTAAGCTCTGGTTAAGAAGCCAATTAAATCAAGTATCTCATTTAGAGGTACAGATAGAAGCAAGCGATCGCCAATTACTTTCTGGTTACATTCCTGGAGTATCAATTTCTGCTAGTAATGCAGTGTATCAAGGTCTTCGTGTTACACAAATCGAACTTGAGGCAGAAAAAATCCAACTGAATGTTGCTGCAATATTAAAAGGACAACCTTTGCAATTATCAGCAATAGTCCCTGTGGTTGGTAAGCTGATTATCACCGCACAGGATCTTAATAACTCTCTTTCATCTCCATTATTATTAACGGCTATAAATGATGGACTGATTCCACTATTAGCAGAATACAGGCTAAATTACCCGTTTATTACTTGGGAAAAAATCACCCTTGACAACCAGGTATTGATCCTACACGGTATCCCCATTTCTGAAACAGAAGGGGCATTTTTCAATATTCATTTAGGCTTAGAACTACGCAATGGTCAAGAACTGCAATTAACGCAGGTTCAGGTAAAGACCGATCAAGAGGTGCTTTTGGAAAGGAATTCTCCTTATATGATAAACCTGGGAACAGATGTTGATATCGAAAAAATTTCCCTGCTGCCAGAACAATTAACTTGTTATGGACGTATTAATATTAACCCATAACTATTAAAAAATCAAAACTCAATATTCCCTGAATTTACTTTAAATTGTATGGCTATTGTGAGTGACATGAGCAAGTTGAGATTAAATCTTATCTTAGTTCCTATTACAGCGTTTTTTCTAATAAAGGTAAAAGTAATGTAACGAAATAATACACTAGAGGAGCAGTGAAAATATAGCTATCGGTGCGATCTAAAATCCCCCCATGACCAGGGATTAATTGACCTGAATCTTTGACACCGGCATCACGTTTCAGCAAGGATTCTGTTAAGTCACCCAACAAACTAGCGATACCAATAATTAGACCTAATGTGACACCAGTGATTAACCAATGGGGAAAATGGAGAAGGTAAGCTCCTACCATAGCAACAGCGACACTGGCAGTAATGCCAAAAACAGCACCTTCTACAGTTTTTTTGGGACTAATATCTGATAATCGCGTTTTCCCGAAGAATTTACCAAAAGTATAAGCGCCAATATCCGCAGCCCAAATACATAAGAACGTGAGGATAGTCGCAGTTAAACCCGCGGGGAAGGCAGTTAAATTACCTTGTCCAATATCTTGCCAATTAGATGGCCAATAACCACCTAAAGGTAAATTACTGCTAATAGCATGATCAATTCCTCGTAAGCGGACCCAGTAACTTGGTAAGTAACCGACATAAAACAAACCCATAATAGAAGCGGAAATATCCGCAATGGTGGCTAATTTGGGTTGAAATAGTAAATAAAAACAAATAAGTGTCCCGGCTATGGGCATAATTGCATCAGCTAAACTACCATTCAGGGTACAAATTGCCAGTAGAACTTGACTAACAATCATAGTAGTTTTGACTGAGGGTGTGATGCCGCGAGAACGGACCAAATTAAAATATTCTTGTTGACCTAAAAATACGACAATAGCGATCGCTATCGTAAAATACCAACCCCCTAAGAGGGTTGCAGATAGCGCCATGATAATCGCAATAATTCCACTAATAATTCGAGGCCAGGGCATAGGATAATATTGGGGATTTTAGATTTGGGATTTTGGATGCAACCCAAAACCGAAAACCTAAGGAATTTAATCTAATTTTTCACCACTAAGAATGAAAATGGGATCGGCTGCTACAAAGGTTTGAGAATAGCCCCGTGTTTCTAAGCGATTTACCGCTGACTGGACAACTTCAATATTCCTAACTCTCAACTGAGAAAAGCTTTGAGAAATAGCATACAGACTTTCTAGACTAGCAGCAGTAGCGACCACTCGGCCAGATGTTGGTAAATATTGCCAGGCCGCTTGGACAATTTCCTGTATGGCTTTTCCACCTTCAATGCAGATCCGATCAGGTAGTAACTTGATTTGATCTAAGCATTCTGGGGCGCTACCTTCAATTACTTCGACGTTTTTGACTTCAAAGCGATCGCAGTTGCGTCTAATTAGGTTCGCAACATCCTCATCTCTTTCGATAGCAATCACTCGTCCGTGGGGACACAATAAGCTCACCTCTATAGGAATTGTACCTGTTCCTGCGCCAATATCCCACAATACCGAATTGGCTTCTAGTCGCAGTTGGGAAATTATCAGCAATCTTAATTCTCGCTGACTGAGGGGAATACCTGGTAAATTCTCAAATAATTCGTCGGGAATACCTGGGGTAATATAAGGCCAAAGTGGGGAAGGCATAAGCAATTAAAAATTAACAATTAAAATTTAACAATTGGGAAAGGGGAAGATAATTTTGGTAGTTATGCTCATCAATGACATCAGGAAACTGCAATGATGAATAGGGAAATATTAGCTAATCGCTATGAAGTTCAACAACAGCTAGGCAAAAAAGCCGGGAGAAGGACTTTCTTGGCTACTGATTTAGTAACTGGAAAATCGGTAATTGTCAAGTTACTTGCTTTTAGTAATGATTTTGAATGGGATGATCTCAAATTATTTGAGAGAGAAGCTCAAACTTTAAAATCTTTATCACATCCCCATATTCCTGCATACTTAGACTATTTTGAGGTCAATTCCTCTAGATATAAAGGATTTGCCCTGGTTCAGACTTATATTTCAGCCCAAACCTTAGAACAATATTTACAAGCTGGGAGGAAATTTACAGAAATTGAAGTTAAAGAAATTGCTAAAGCAGTTTTAGAAATTCTTATATATTTACATGAGTTAAATCCACCTGTTGTCCACCGTGATATTAAGCCTAGCAATATTTTATTAGGAGAGCGCTCTGGCAATAGTGTCGGTTTAGTTTATTTAATAGATTTTGGTTCAGTCCAAACCGTCCTAGCAGCAGAAGGAGGGACAAGAACTGTTGTCGGGACTTATGGTTATATGCCACAGGAACAGTTTGGAGGGCGTACTGTTCCCGCTTCTGACCTTTATAGTTTAGGATGCACAATGATTTATTTGGTGACTGGTACTAACCCAGCGGATTTACCCCAAAAGGATTTTCGCATTCAATTTCAGCAAGTTGCTAATCTTAGTCCCAATTTTGCTAAGTGGTTGGAGCAAATTACAGAACCCAGTTTAGAAAAGCGGTTTTCTACTGCAACCCAAGCACTCAGAGATTTAAAGCAGCCACAATATGCTGATACGTTGGCTTTAAATATTGGTAAACCAGCGGGTAGTAAAATTCAATTAACCAAAAATGAAGAGATTTTAGAAATTATTATTCCTCCGGTTGGCTTTCAATCTTCAATGGTATTTGTAGGTTTTTTTGCCATATCCTGGAATTC is a window encoding:
- the cbiT gene encoding precorrin-6Y C5,15-methyltransferase subunit CbiT, with product MPSPLWPYITPGIPDELFENLPGIPLSQRELRLLIISQLRLEANSVLWDIGAGTGTIPIEVSLLCPHGRVIAIERDEDVANLIRRNCDRFEVKNVEVIEGSAPECLDQIKLLPDRICIEGGKAIQEIVQAAWQYLPTSGRVVATAASLESLYAISQSFSQLRVRNIEVVQSAVNRLETRGYSQTFVAADPIFILSGEKLD
- a CDS encoding LmeA family phospholipid-binding protein, which encodes MTEPSSPNPNNSRVRIITKVLTSAIKLWLRSQLNQVSHLEVQIEASDRQLLSGYIPGVSISASNAVYQGLRVTQIELEAEKIQLNVAAILKGQPLQLSAIVPVVGKLIITAQDLNNSLSSPLLLTAINDGLIPLLAEYRLNYPFITWEKITLDNQVLILHGIPISETEGAFFNIHLGLELRNGQELQLTQVQVKTDQEVLLERNSPYMINLGTDVDIEKISLLPEQLTCYGRININP
- a CDS encoding phosphatidate cytidylyltransferase encodes the protein MPWPRIISGIIAIIMALSATLLGGWYFTIAIAIVVFLGQQEYFNLVRSRGITPSVKTTMIVSQVLLAICTLNGSLADAIMPIAGTLICFYLLFQPKLATIADISASIMGLFYVGYLPSYWVRLRGIDHAISSNLPLGGYWPSNWQDIGQGNLTAFPAGLTATILTFLCIWAADIGAYTFGKFFGKTRLSDISPKKTVEGAVFGITASVAVAMVGAYLLHFPHWLITGVTLGLIIGIASLLGDLTESLLKRDAGVKDSGQLIPGHGGILDRTDSYIFTAPLVYYFVTLLLPLLEKTL
- a CDS encoding helix-turn-helix domain-containing protein; protein product: MKWFRKKDEQPIKPSIKEHQAEKLGQLGSQLASLRQEKGLNLDELVGLTRIPRRLLQAIEEGNLNDLPEPIYIQGLIRQFAEALGVRGAEFASHFPIGSQSVGVKSHWKAQAVPQLRPIHLYLLYIGLIFCSVNGLSQLLNNATLQANNRQIQPNTAAQSKGQETASNTLLSKKEHQSVQIGVTLKTSSWISVVTDGKTAFEGVLPQGSSRTWNATDQLTVKTDNAGGVLMSVNQQEAKEMGEIGKSKEIKIAAKPNS
- a CDS encoding pseudouridine synthase: MEERLQKILAQWGIASRREAEEMMRQSRVCVNGVVAHLGQKVDPSQDKISIDGQPVLAEQRPSKMYLLLHKPAGIVSTCHDPQGRPTVLDLLPSELRTGWGIHPVGRLDVDSTGALILTNDGELTYGLTHPSHSITKTYRVVVQGRPPATVLKKWSQGIVLEGRITRPAQVRLIETYIDQSWLEIVLQEGRNRQIRRIAEQLGYPVIKLHRTAIGLIQLKTSTTAFLPSGKYRHLSEDEMSFLNKQIIRTPIQTKPS
- a CDS encoding serine/threonine protein kinase, yielding MNREILANRYEVQQQLGKKAGRRTFLATDLVTGKSVIVKLLAFSNDFEWDDLKLFEREAQTLKSLSHPHIPAYLDYFEVNSSRYKGFALVQTYISAQTLEQYLQAGRKFTEIEVKEIAKAVLEILIYLHELNPPVVHRDIKPSNILLGERSGNSVGLVYLIDFGSVQTVLAAEGGTRTVVGTYGYMPQEQFGGRTVPASDLYSLGCTMIYLVTGTNPADLPQKDFRIQFQQVANLSPNFAKWLEQITEPSLEKRFSTATQALRDLKQPQYADTLALNIGKPAGSKIQLTKNEEILEIIIPPVGFQSSMVFVGFFAISWNSFILFWTIGALSAPFPANIPFALFSLPFWGAGFSMIYGIVSSLFGSTKIHIDSQQISLNHQLGKWKIPRRRSLSRENIDKLVYTPRYFTKDSDGDKTQVPAKLVIWAGVEKFEFDVNTFTIKSEAELEWLARELSDWLGIEITSP